A single genomic interval of Dysidea avara chromosome 8, odDysAvar1.4, whole genome shotgun sequence harbors:
- the LOC136265044 gene encoding E3 ubiquitin-protein ligase RNF166-like — MSEENVENYTCRVCFEVFKKPATVSCGHVFCLDCLMKLMTENPTNLQCPMCRKQFIRGDIRLADDIQAAISYKATRCPDCRMIVNLSVYNSHSKKCRSRPTGDVTFRPVAHSSHPPPRDLPNRSTFACPLCLQKNFDCAGLVRHTQEDHAHEKASVTCPICASMPWGISDQKSGDYVAHLYLRHQFEYDTYVDFGQDDDAALRAAIEASLHSSH, encoded by the exons ATGTCAGAAGAGAACGTAGAGAACTACACGTGTCGTGTTTGTTTTGAAGTGTTTAAGAAACCAGCTACCGTCTCGTGTGGCCATGT TTTCTGCCTCGACTGTTTAATGAAGCTGATGACAGAGAACCCCACTAACCTACAGTGTCCAATGTGTCGCAAACAGTTCATACGTGGTGACATCAGACTGGCTGATGATATACAGGCGGCGATATCTTATAAAGCAACTAGGTGTCCAGATTGTCGTATGATT GTTAACTTGTCAGTGTACAACTCACACTCTAAGAAGTGTAGGAGCAGACCTACTGGGGATGTGACATTCAGACCAGTGGCTCACTCCTCCCATCCACCACCCAG GGACCTCCCCAACCGATCCACGTTCGCATGTCCACTTTGCTTACAGAAGAACTTTGACTGTGCTGGCCTTGTCAGGCACACACAAGAGGACCACGCTCATGAAAAAGCATCTGTT ACTTGTCCTATTTGTGCCTCAATGCCATGGGGTATATCAGACCAGAAGAGTGGGGACTATGTGGCTCATCTATACCTACGACATCAGTTTGAATATGACACTTATGTG gATTTTGGACAAGATGATGATGCTGCCCTACGAGCAGCCATTGAAGCATCTCTACACAGTTCACACTAA